In the genome of Fundulus heteroclitus isolate FHET01 unplaced genomic scaffold, MU-UCD_Fhet_4.1 scaffold_38, whole genome shotgun sequence, the window AGTGGAAGTTGGAAAGTGCATCCAGCTTTAGGAAGAGCGTCTCCATAAGTTTTTGAATTTCTCCGTGAGCTGGGTTCTCCTCTTCCTCGGTTTTACTCTGAAACAGGATAATTAAATGGAGGCTGCTTGGTTTGTATTTGATATAGCAGAAATGTAAACAAGCTTAAAGTCAAACCTGAGTCTGTTTGATGTATTCTTGTTCGTAGATTTCTGCTAGACTCTGCTTGCTCTTCTCGTGGTCCAGAGTTAGCCTCTTCTTGTATTCAAAAACCTCCTCCTTGGGCTTCTCTTTACGCTCCACGTCATCAAATGCCTTATATTAACACACCATGAAGACCTTAGTTAATGAATagattaacaataataaaaaagaacaggCTAAACGAGAGTTTCTATGACGCACCTGGTCTTTAATCCTTTGTTTGATGATGTCCTCAAGCTGCAGGGTGGTCTCCTCAGTGATAGCAGGGGCTGAAAAACAAGATGGGGTTATGTTGTGTACCTGAAAGGCTTGTTAAATAAACTGCAACGTCAAATAACAGTGACATACTCACCCATTCTCGAGGACTGCTCAAACTCCACATCTTCCTCCAGCATGCTGTTCTCTGGACGGGTCTGAGCCGTCACCTCTCCGGACAGCTGCCACGGCTTCTCTGCCAGAGCTGCGTTCTCCAGCTCCTGGATCTTCTGGGACATCTGCAACGTCGGAGACAATTAATCGCTATTGGTGAGCTGCAGGTAACCTTGTTCCACGTTCTTCAGAAAATATGACTtgaaatctgtctgtatgatcctacataaatgacttttttttggtacagtgccttgagacgacatgtTCTGAACTGGCTCGatatgaataaactgaattaaaaatcttttttcaggtcaaaaaaATCCTTCCAACATAAAGACAGACTGGCTTGTACTGATCAAGCAATTTCTATTCAAGGAATCATCAAAGAGTTTCCTATTCCTTTGCTATTTTGATATCACAGGATATCAAaatagcaaaaaagaaaaggtaaaatgataGAAAATATTTCTTCAATTCATTGCTCAACATTTTCATactaaactttccattttgctttaatttaaaagggACAGTGTATatctaatttggcttttaattagcaaaaattaagtattgtttttataaatacatattctggcaatgtctaataacatcacatcaaaaaatTACAGCGTTCTCATAActttagtagtttataaatatataGGTGGAGGAGCCcccactgggaggcgccatgttgcTTCGCCATTCCTGATTTCAGTAGCTGAAAGGGGCCAAACTTCTTCAATTTGAAGAGGTGCTgtctgtggaggagtataaaacaagcaaagacgacagTAAATCATCCTATTTGCcattttttgttgaaatggagggccatccatactctttgttgcccagcgagagggaaaaCAAAGTGACCAAGAATTTTGAACGTGTTTATATcggctattattaccaggtggagataattcatgagggagcggggATTTAAATCAGATGctgaggttgcaggctttcttctggacagcaggtaagttaattcaatataaacagtgaagtttattgtGGCTTTTTATTAGAAACAGTGTAGCAACTACTATTTCCTCTCAGCCGAGACGGCTCATCAGTTcgtctctctctcctttgtgtCAACACTGAGTGGTGCAGGAATATTTCAGCCAGCCGGTTCATGCTCTCTGTAGCGCAAAAGCGGGTCTCTTTACTGGTGTTAATAGTCGTTTATATTAGAcaccaaataagcgactgcacgttcagaaacaagcccaaaaaactgtgACTTGCGTATTTgggtttagaaaaaaataaaaaaaataaaaaaatcagagttaacaacagtaaaaaaaaacatttcacacaatgaCTGTAGCTATTAGCGGTAGCTAATAtatggaggacatgtttacattgcCACTTTTATGATACTCCGTGACTCCGGTAGCAGCTATGACGGGCTTAACGGCGAGGTTGTCATTTAGCACACCGCCAgagtgaaaatcttacacactggggctttaaaaagtaaattactTAAAAATGTTATCAGTGGTATCAGAAGTGTCAGAATTGGTACCAAATCAATTCAGCAACATCTGAAGCTGCATTACCTTCTCGTGTCGCTTCTCATATGAAGACTTTAATGCGGATTTGTCCGAGCTTGGAGCTTTTCCTCCAAAAATCTCCTCCATGTCCTCCCCCTCGCTGTCCTCGTCCCCAGACAGGTCAAAGGTCACCTTCCTCTGAGACGCTTTAGTTGCATTTGCTGTCTCATCTCTACCAGAGAGCACAGACATGCTGCCATCAACCTAAAGAGCTTCTCTGACATGTGGTTAAAGCATTGTGTAACCCTGAACACACTTACCCATCAtctccctcctcttcatcatcacctccctcctcttcatcatcacctccctcctcatcatcatcatcgtcgtcgTCTTCACCTTCATCCTGGCTGTCCATCTCTTCATCCTCTCCATCTGACTGCTCATCGGTTTTAGCTGGTTCACCGTCCACAGCATCAAAGAAGTCTGTGTACTTGAGATCCCTGGAGCTCTTTGtctgttaattaaaacaaaattaatattttttttgtcctcagtATTATCGTGGCCTGCAGTAAGGTGTGATGTACAtactctgtttttctttgtttttttggaggaCATTATCTGATCCAAGTCCAAATCATCGTCCTCATCAGACGGAAggtcctgaaagtagtcaacaCCATCTTCGCCTTCGTCCTCCTTTCCCTCACGTTTGTCCATCTCATCAAGAAACGACTCCATCTCTGACAGTTTGAAGAATGTGTCGTCGACCTCAGAGGGAACGACTTTTCCTCTGGGGTCAGTCCTTGCACTCTGCTTCCTCTGCTTCTGTCGTTTCTCAAGAGCGTCCACGTCAAAATCTACATCAGAGTCTTCCTCGGAGTCACTTTCTGCCTCTGCTGCCTTTCTGCCTCGTTTGGAAGATTGTTTAGTGTCGTTCTCGTCATCTGTCTCtacttcctcctcttctccatcCTCTTCTGCCTCTTCCATCTCTTCGTCATCTGACAGCAAAGTTAGCGTGTTAGTTAAAGCCTCACCTATggcctttttaaaatgcttcatCACAGCATtgttctgcagctccagctccTGCCAGATCTGCTCCTCGTCAAAGTTATCCACAACCAGCTGAGCCAGCGGGCTGCCCTTGTATCCTGCAGGCTCCTCGGATTTTTGGAGGTCATACATAGTCTTGGTAAGGGAAGTAAATTCTGCTGCAGGTCCATCTTGAAggctgaaaatgtgaaaaatgttaaatcttGCTGATCTAGAAAcgctgttgttatttttaaatgtgcgATACCAATGAAACTAATAGCAGGTTTGTGATCtccaaaataaagttttagttttagttgtaCAAGCACATGATAAGATATCAATATGCTAGTTTAATCTTTGATTGTCTATTAAATTATAACTAACTGATTTTGATTATGTTTAAAACCCCAATCTACAGGTTTTATGACCAACGTTTGACTTTATGGACCCACAATAGACTGCCTAAGACTATTGGTCCATGTTTTAACCTTTACCTTCCAGCATTATTGGTGCATGCAGGCCAAGGTATTGTGTTCCACAACGTAATGTCATGGCAGAACCACTAAACAGATAGATGTGAAAACTCCTGTTTCACACTTATTTGTCAGTTTATTAGAGATGGAGATGTCCAGTCAACAGTCAAGAGAACCAAATTAGCTACTTGAAAGtagaatacaaaaataaaaacattgaatctaatcattaaaagcaataaaactaagaaccacCCGATTTTTACTCCGTGAACGCATCAACCAACTGCAAATACTTTAGATGAACATTTGTCAGTTTGATAACAATCAGGAGCAGGTAaggggtatatatatatatatatatatatatatatatatatatatatatatatatatgctttgatgtttaaaaaaagaatagtcTCCTATGTCCCTGCTGCATTGAAGAATGCAAACTATCAAAAACCCTGCAGAACTGGTCCTTTTTTTTAGGCTctacagtatttttatttttttaaaccatgcggatttttttttgttttgtagtaTAGGGATTATTTTACTATTTCTTGTGTGTTATtcaacttttctacattttttttgttgttcctaCTTGCTAATGCTACACAGTTAGCTTTAGCTGAGCGCTAGCCAGGTGGAGCTCCGCTTATTGATTACGGAGCAATAATCTGCATCTGTTTCACCTGAAAAAGCTACTTGCCTCAGAAAGTTCTCTGGCTGTGCCGTGTTGGCGTTTATTATCTTGACACAGTCCTCCAGCACTCTCCTCATTTCTCCGTCGGCCATGTTTCCCCTCACATGTGTGTTCGTCTGAGTGTCACGGGTAAACAGGGTCGAAGGGAAACTCTTACTGCAGCAGCTTAGTTCCGAGGTACAAACATGGCGTCCGCCGTACTGAAGGTTGCAGGTTTGTGTTTACGCTGATTGTTGTATAACACCAGCTTCTACACTCTACTTATTTATACCGCCGTTATTATCAAtcgggcgtttttttttttttttttttgccttgtctgatgtgacaataaaggatattttaaGGTTGCTGGACAGAACTGTGCGCAAGTTACACATAGTAGCTATTGTTTACATCGTTGTTCTTTAGGTTTGATTTGCTTGGATGCATTTTAATGAAGGCATCTAGGATTCACTTTTACTGACAGAGAAACACATTCTTCTCATTCTGTCTGTTCAGTGAGAAAAAGTAGGGCCGATCTAATCCACATGTTTGTTCCATATTC includes:
- the mphosph10 gene encoding U3 small nucleolar ribonucleoprotein protein MPP10, whose product is MADGEMRRVLEDCVKIINANTAQPENFLSLQDGPAAEFTSLTKTMYDLQKSEEPAGYKGSPLAQLVVDNFDEEQIWQELELQNNAVMKHFKKAIGEALTNTLTLLSDDEEMEEAEEDGEEEEVETDDENDTKQSSKRGRKAAEAESDSEEDSDVDFDVDALEKRQKQRKQSARTDPRGKVVPSEVDDTFFKLSEMESFLDEMDKREGKEDEGEDGVDYFQDLPSDEDDDLDLDQIMSSKKTKKNRTKSSRDLKYTDFFDAVDGEPAKTDEQSDGEDEEMDSQDEGEDDDDDDDEEGGDDEEEGGDDEEEGDDGDETANATKASQRKVTFDLSGDEDSEGEDMEEIFGGKAPSSDKSALKSSYEKRHEKMSQKIQELENAALAEKPWQLSGEVTAQTRPENSMLEEDVEFEQSSRMAPAITEETTLQLEDIIKQRIKDQAFDDVERKEKPKEEVFEYKKRLTLDHEKSKQSLAEIYEQEYIKQTQSKTEEEENPAHGEIQKLMETLFLKLDALSNFHFTPKPPVPEVKVVSNLPSITMEEVAPVSTSDATLLAPEEVKEKSKAGDILGDTEKTSTDKKRDRRHKKKVKRLKIKEKEKRQKLKEARKTGENKKPSKAEVTESLKKLSKGGKTTILKDEGKDKALRSSQAFFSQLQDQVKSQIKSAKEQSSKKKKPKDVSVSQLKL